One region of Culex pipiens pallens isolate TS chromosome 2, TS_CPP_V2, whole genome shotgun sequence genomic DNA includes:
- the LOC120421132 gene encoding 30 kDa salivary gland allergen Aed a 3-like isoform X1, with translation MSLLFKLLLALSLAHVALSWGDEKPVEEDFCDAEWDGKVEYKAEGEQDGATPEEEAPVDDGATTEQTEEGSTEGGEETKADDGDTTEEAGEGSTEGGEEPTGKDKTPEEKPSKASKEDERGDPRNTYQKSTELVRAAANVDDIQDGYLKGSLNNRLQEHIRNPIIGAAGKLPNFKKVQIEPCFKTLQQDLKKEIEASKKEFADCKKKTESSYECMVKMEPGFAAHVKTIGEKIVQCMNKSK, from the exons ATGAGCTTGCTTTTCAAACTGCTACTCGCGCTAAGCCTTGCCCACGTTGCCCTCTCGTGGGGTGACGAAAAACCTGTTGAAGAGGACTTTTGCGATGCCGAGTGGGACGGCAAGGTCGAGTACAAGGCGGAGGGCGAACAGGACGGGGCAACGCCGGAAGAGGAGGCGCCGGTTGATGACGGGGCTACGACGGAACAAACTGAGGAAGGATCAACTGAAGGGGGTGAGGAAACGAAAGCGGATGACGGGGATACGACGGAAGAAGCTGGAGAGGGGTCAACTGAAGGGGGAGAGGAACCTACAGGAAAGGATAAAACGCCAGAAGAAAAGCCTTCGAAGGCTTCTAAAGAGGACGAGCGAGGCGATCCTCGGAATACTTACCAGAAGTCGACTGAACTTGTTCGGGCTGCCGCAAATGTTGACGATATTCAGGACGGATATCTGAAGGGATCGCTGAACAACCGACTTCAGGAACACATTAGAAACCCTATTATTGGGGCTGCCGGCAAGTTGCCTAATTTCAAAAAGGTACAG ATTGAGCCCTGCTTCAAGACTTTGCAGCAGGACCTGAAGAAGGAGATCGAAGCTTCGAAGAAGGAATTCGCAGACTGCAAGAAGAAAACCGAATCCTCGTACGAGTGCATGGTCAAGATGGAACCCGGGTTTGCGGCGCACGTTAAGACGATCGGCGAAAAGATCGTGCAGTGCATGaacaagtcgaaataa
- the LOC120421132 gene encoding 30 kDa salivary gland allergen Aed a 3-like isoform X2 produces the protein MSLLFKLLLALSLAHVALSWGDEKPVEEDFCDAEWDGKVEYKAEGEQDGATPEEEAPVDDGATTEQTEEGSTEGGEETKADDGDTTEEAGEGSTEGGEEPTGKDKTPEEKPSKASKEDERGDPRNTYQKSTELVRAAANVDDIQDGYLKGSLNNRLQEHIRNPIIGAAGKLPNFKKIEPCFKTLQQDLKKEIEASKKEFADCKKKTESSYECMVKMEPGFAAHVKTIGEKIVQCMNKSK, from the exons ATGAGCTTGCTTTTCAAACTGCTACTCGCGCTAAGCCTTGCCCACGTTGCCCTCTCGTGGGGTGACGAAAAACCTGTTGAAGAGGACTTTTGCGATGCCGAGTGGGACGGCAAGGTCGAGTACAAGGCGGAGGGCGAACAGGACGGGGCAACGCCGGAAGAGGAGGCGCCGGTTGATGACGGGGCTACGACGGAACAAACTGAGGAAGGATCAACTGAAGGGGGTGAGGAAACGAAAGCGGATGACGGGGATACGACGGAAGAAGCTGGAGAGGGGTCAACTGAAGGGGGAGAGGAACCTACAGGAAAGGATAAAACGCCAGAAGAAAAGCCTTCGAAGGCTTCTAAAGAGGACGAGCGAGGCGATCCTCGGAATACTTACCAGAAGTCGACTGAACTTGTTCGGGCTGCCGCAAATGTTGACGATATTCAGGACGGATATCTGAAGGGATCGCTGAACAACCGACTTCAGGAACACATTAGAAACCCTATTATTGGGGCTGCCGGCAAGTTGCCTAATTTCAAAAAG ATTGAGCCCTGCTTCAAGACTTTGCAGCAGGACCTGAAGAAGGAGATCGAAGCTTCGAAGAAGGAATTCGCAGACTGCAAGAAGAAAACCGAATCCTCGTACGAGTGCATGGTCAAGATGGAACCCGGGTTTGCGGCGCACGTTAAGACGATCGGCGAAAAGATCGTGCAGTGCATGaacaagtcgaaataa
- the LOC120421171 gene encoding pyridine nucleotide-disulfide oxidoreductase domain-containing protein 1 encodes MAEISCTYLIVGGGIAGVSCAEALAFWADARDSVVLLAESSLVKAATNVVSLGKVLTKFDVEEKDGSSLGGNIRVLEDQLDRVESEGHFVSTSSGKRINYRYLCLCTGARPKLIGDNPNVIGIRDTESVQEFQKRVSNATRLVVVGNGGIASELVYEISGIEVHWVVKDEYISSTFVDSGAARFFQERLTEKVQEKTVLKRMRYSEEKAGSSSRRGAALGPDWHRTVDISGKLEHVPDSVKIHYAVEIKELAAQSEGFPVKLTLSNGEVIECDFVVSATGVTPAISFTCDREFALGPDGGLLVNWEMATSLPEVYAAGDVCSAGWDPAQHWFQMRLWTQARQMGAMAARAMAAKRAGETIYQDFCFELFNHVTQLFGYQVVLLGRYNGQGLNDKYEVLLRMTPGLEYIKFVLVDGRLQGAMLIGETGLEETSENLILNQLDLTPYGDDLLDPNIDIEDYFD; translated from the coding sequence ATGGCGGAGATTAGTTGCACTTATCTGATTGTGGGAGGTGGGATTGCCGGGGTTTCGTGCGCGGAAGCGCTCGCGTTTTGGGCCGATGCTCGGGATAGTGTGGTGTTGCTGGCGGAATCGTCGCTGGTGAAGGCGGCCACGAACGTGGTGTCGCTGGGGAAGGTCCTGACCAAGTTCGACGTTGAAGAGAAGGACGGGAGTAGTTTGGGTGGGAACATTCGGGTGTTGGAAGATCAGCTGGACCGGGTTGAGAGTGAGGGACACTTTGTGAGCACGAGTAGTGGGAAGAGGATCAACTATCGATATTTGTGTCTGTGTACCGGAGCACGTCCCAAGCTGATCGGGGACAATCCGAACGTGATTGGGATTCGCGACACGGAGTCGGTGCAGGAGTTTCAGAAGCGGGTCAGCAACGCCACCCGACTGGTCGTGGTCGGGAATGGAGGCATCGCGTCGGAGTTGGTGTACGAAATCAGCGGGATTGAGGTGCACTGGGTTGTTAAGGACGAGTACATCAGCTCGACGTTTGTCGATTCCGGTGCGGCGCGGTTCTTCCAGGAGCGACTCACGGAGAAGGTCCAGGAGAAGACGGTCCTAAAGCGGATGCGATACTCAGAGGAGAAGGCGGGTAGTTCGTCGCGACGAGGAGCTGCACTGGGACCGGATTGGCACCGCACTGTGGACATTTCCGGCAAGTTGGAGCACGTACCAGACTCGGTCAAGATTCACTACGCTGTGGAAATAAAAGAGCTTGCAGCTCAAAGTGAAGGCTTCCCGGTAAAACTGACCCTGTCCAACGGGGAAGTCATCGAGTGCGACTTTGTCGTGTCCGCGACGGGGGTCACTCCGGCGATCAGCTTCACTTGCGATCGCGAGTTCGCTCTCGGTCCGGACGGCGGCCTCCTCGTCAACTGGGAGATGGCCACATCCCTGCCGGAGGTTTACGCCGCCGGGGATGTCTGCAGTGCCGGCTGGGACCCCGCCCAGCACTGGTTCCAGATGCGCCTGTGGACGCAGGCCCGCCAGATGGGAGCGATGGCCGCGCGGGCCATGGCGGCCAAACGGGCCGGCGAGACGATCTACCAGGACTTTTGCTTCGAGCTGTTCAACCACGTGACGCAACTGTTCGGCTACCAGGTCGTCCTGCTGGGACGGTACAACGGCCAGGGGCTGAACGACAAGTACGAGGTGCTGCTCCGGATGACGCCCGGCCTGGAGTACATCAAGTTCGTTCTGGTTGACGGGCGACTTCAGGGCGCGATGCTGATCGGCGAAACGGGACTCGAAGAAACGTCCGAAAACTTGATCCTGAACCAGCTGGATCTGACGCCGTACGGGGACGACCTGCTCGATCCCAACATCGACATCGAAGACTATTTTGATTAG
- the LOC120421172 gene encoding 28S ribosomal protein S18b, mitochondrial: MSLLRALGSELFAAYRQGLTSGTSLRSFAVSSLRASTEKEAVEEDPAAEGEAKSAAPVDDPKDRTRVIPVETSIRYLASEAYQQTYQGEPVWKNYRRNHKGLYPPKQTRKTCVRKGKLSTGNPCPVCRDEYLVLDHQNVELLKQFVSPQTGKVLSYSITGLCQRKQLELKVAIDRAMDYGLITFDVPFRDYDYAEYYAERKQ, encoded by the coding sequence ATGTCATTACTCAGAGCGCTCGGAAGTGAACTGTTTGCCGCGTACCGCCAGGGACTGACCTCAGGAACGTCGCTCCGCTCGTTTGCCGTGTCCTCGCTTCGAGCCTCCACAGAAAAGGAAGCAGTCGAGGAAGATCCCGCGGCCGAAGGGGAAGCCAAGAGTGCCGCCCCGGTTGACGACCCGAAGGATCGCACCCGGGTGATTCCGGTGGAGACGAGCATCCGGTATCTGGCTAGCGAGGCCTACCAGCAGACTTACCAGGGCGAGCCGGTGTGGAAGAATTACAGGCGGAACCACAAGGGGCTGTACCCGCCGAAGCAGACGCGCAAGACGTGCGTGCGGAAGGGCAAGCTTTCGACGGGGAATCCGTGTCCGGTGTGCCGGGACGAGTACCTGGTGCTGGACCACCAGAACGTGGAGCTGCTGAAGCAGTTTGTGTCGCCGCAGACGGGCAAGGTGCTGAGCTACTCGATAACGGGGCTGTGCCAGCGGAAGCAGCTGGAGTTGAAGGTGGCGATCGACCGGGCCATGGACTACGGGTTGATTACGTTTGACGTGCCGTTCCGGGACTACGATTACGCCGAGTACTACGCGGAGAGGAAGCAGTGA
- the LOC120421150 gene encoding uncharacterized protein LOC120421150: MNVMKSCVLCHKPAELMCSRCFAFYCTMQCQIEDWEIHKKSCIALPKLVPNASYLSVLGVSRTESISAAGLGRMWQNNARALKPLRKPNIPLGTIEVSLDREATAKLTEPEAEPVSKEITVTAPAPSSSVADAVERVAKMKLQEVEKQQQVEVNGGGAKPQSLAKLKIDIIKNHQVNKGKVGPVVAAAAASPEVKVVPQQPRPWLLHFPIEKPVGEPFEVIVQCLVGSNRAWVMLASYEADSDKLLNDINQQLGAAGEPVKYDEVQVEGIYAAPYENYFYRVVVLEKTVPSKGLLKVRLIDYGNELVIPSTELRPPLLLMKNLRAFAFQVEIVNLSHPLEVNERILIRMKDAAVVDGRKLVEIVQPPVTPYLLDMLGSAEDKFGEGGIIAILSSRTALVMVTSAVVKPTMKVLYTQLPELAPKQFLPLADKLKIGDLVCIETADDGWSRGLVVEQHDKNWLFYTVDNGTVELISDEKQIRALPEEYRQKPYLVLQMDLSRVIMKELEFKQRCYLPSFAFGFERLSYDQQTRTMKATLKDVEGKRQLAEVTFRNFVCDLKQVDINYWPHIPQDKSIVRITSVLDASTVIVCPKDKINVYTELLQTILPVLKPLTAPPKPNDVIVGVDELAMPYRARVLKVVSANAVEVLDLDNGTIKTVPADKLYGANGFIRNLPVYPMKVKIRDLDPTAVKNPELIIEQLQDLRSAKRLLKQLFESKSYMYDGVKLIDLNMNRSLGALLLENHDKKLNEAAEAERKKAEAEKLKREQEEEAARQAKAEAERKKREQEAEIERQKAEQERMEAEKRKLAEEQAKAAAAAAAAAATTPTKLTYNDLKLVKLPAGTPNVKLSILDDSDVGRGIITVCVFDEENAAHYDKLDTTVNKIAATIGGDGYDPEVDELCVAIYDADKRWYRALCLTPPDSAGAFMVQFVDYGNVATVKRAAIRAMTPELNFSCTAHTCKLKDLESAKGKLGQQQQQQGYVVAAEIAMDGDVYLLKSMLAVSRLTIGQLRPRVAAIGTKKYFAGGTTSGGCTYSRRWFSKKVNDSMAKELAARRRKMLASGGCYSPPYEGCSSEEVAATGGCRIGVPLIGEDIQYGGGDCGGKRSAAELKKPSCEQDCSDVTTRPKCEASQPPAKEPDLNKTSPACPPPPPPSKDNTAYIIGAIALTAGGLGLAYKMGLFDGEPTVQQVAPEPTTSSGTKSKQRYPASSKDLPGEVPYLLIGGGTASFAAFRAIKGHDAKAKVLVISNEPEMPYMRPPLSKELWFNPEKTDLEPLKFKQWNGVERSIYYEPDDFYIDPTKLAEAPNGGVAIARGYEVQRIDVVNRKVVLTDGTEIKYGECLLATGARPKNLPVFESAPLAVKEHLTMFKSVSDFEELSQKLKPGSKVAVVGGGFLGSEMSCALAKFSDIREKNLEVYQLFHEEGNMGKILPEYLSQWTTDRVREEGVKVWPKTQIKAVEVQDKKLKLTLTDDSSLVVDHAIVAVGSEPNTDLAKTSNLEVDPTMGGFVVDAELRARSHLYVAGDAACFYDPKLGRRRVEHHDHAVVSGRLAGENMAGKNKPYTHQSMFWSDLGPKIGYEAIGIIDSALPTVAVFAKASPAQIIPDTSEKLQAANATIIPASATQTPSNSSVLNHTSVVKAEAMPSKPAEPAREDADDFNKGVIFYLRDEKVVGVLLWNIFNRIGTARKIVAQHTRYDDLNEVAKLFNLHDRPEAEEVEEKEEAKN, from the exons ATGAACGTGATGAAGTCGTGCGTGCTGTGCCACAAACCTGCGGAACTAATGTGCAGCCGCTGTTTCGCTTTCTACTGCACGATGCAGTGCCAGATCGAGGACTGGGAGATTCACAAAAAGAGCTGCATCGCACTGCC GAAACTGGTCCCGAACGCGAGCTACCTGAGCGTGCTGGGCGTTTCGCGCACCGAGTCGATATCCGCCGCCGGCCTGGGTCGGATGTGGCAAAACAACGCCCGGGCGCTGAAGCCCCTCCGGAAGCCGAACATTCCGCTGGGGACGATCGAGGTGTCGCTGGACCGGGAGGCTACGGCGAAGCTTACGGAACCGGAGGCGGAGCCGGTCTCGAAGGAGATTACCGTTACGGCGCCGGCGCCGTCCAGTTCCGTGGCCGATGCGGTCGAGCGGGTGGCCAAGATGAAGCTGCAGGAGgtcgagaagcagcagcaggttGAAGTTAATGGGGGAGGGGCCAAGCCGCAATCGTTGGCCAAGCTGAAGATTGACATAATCAAGAATCACCAGGTGAACAAGGGGAAGGTTGGGCCGGTCgttgcggcggcggcggcttcgCCGGAAGTGAAGGTTGTGCCGCAGCAACCAAGGCCGTGGCTGTTGCACTTTCCGATCGAGAAGCCCGTCGGGGAGCCGTTTGAGGTGATCGTTCAGTGTCTGGTTGGGTCGAACCGGGCCTGGGTCATGTTGGCCAGTTACGAGGCGGATAGCGACAAGCTGTTGAACGACATCAACCAGCAGCTGGGCGCGGCCGGCGAACCGGTCAAGTATGATGAGGTTCAGGTCGAAGGCATCTACGCGGCGCCGTACGAGAACTACTTCTACCGGGTTGTGGTGCTGGAAAAGACCGTCCCGTCGAAGGGCTTGCTCAAGGTTCGGCTGATCGATTACGGCAACGAGTTGGTCATTCCGTCGACGGAGTTGCGACCGCCGCTGCTGTTGATGAAGAATCTGCGCGCGTTCGCGTTTCAGGTGGAGATCGTCAATTTGAGCCATCCGCTCGAAGTCAACGAGCGCATCCTGATTCGGATGAAGGACGCTGCGGTGGTTGATGGCCGTAAGCTGGTGGAGATCGTGCAGCCACCGGTGACGCCGTACCTGCTGGACATGCTGGGCTCCGCCGAGGACAAGTTCGGCGAGGGGGGAATTATTGCGATTCTGTCGTCGCGCACGGCCTTGGTCATGGTGACCAGTGCCGTGGTGAAGCCGACCATGAAGGTGCTGTACACCCAGCTGCCGGAGTTGGCTCCGAAGCAGTTCTTGCCGTTGGCCGATAAGCTTAAGATTGGCGATCTGGTTTGTATCGAGACCGCGGACGACGGTTGGTCCCGGGGACTGGTCGTGGAGCAGCACGACAAAAACTGGCTGTTTTACACGGTGGACAACGGAACGGTCGAGCTCATCTCGGACGAGAAGCAGATCCGAGCGCTGCCGGAGGAATACAGACAGAAGCCGTACCTCGTTCTGCAGATGGACCTCTCGCGGGTCATCATGAAGGAGCTCGAGTTCAAGCAGCGGTGCTACCTGCCAAGCTTTGCCTTCGGCTTTGAGCGACTTTCGTACGATCAGCAGACTCGCACCATGAAGGCAACCCTCAAGGACGTCGAGGGAAAGCGCCAGCTTGCCGAGGTCACCTTCCGGAACTTTGTCTGCGACCTCAAGCAGGTCGACATCAACTACTGGCCGCACATCCCGCAGGACAAAAGCATCGTCCGGATTACGTCCGTTCTGGACGCGTCCACGGTGATCGTGTGCCCCAAAGACAAGATCAACGTGTACACCGAGCTGCTACAAACGATCCTCCCAGTGTTGAAGCCGCTTACGGCACCGCCCAAGCCCAACGATGTCATTGTTGGCGTTGATGAACTCGCGATGCCCTACCGGGCTCGAGTCTTGAAGGTCGTCTCCGCGAACGCCGTCGAAGTCCTCGATCTGGACAACGGCACCATCAAAACGGTCCCCGCGGACAAGTTGTACGGCGCCAACGGGTTCATCCGCAACCTGCCGGTCTACCCGATGAAGGTCAAAATCCGCGACCTAGATCCAACCGCCGTGAAGAACCCCGAACTGATCATCGAGCAGCTGCAAGACTTGCGGTCCGCCAAACGTCTCCTGAAGCAGCTGTTCGAGAGCAAGTCGTACATGTACGACGGCGTCAAGCTGATCGACCTGAACATGAACCGCTCGCTGGGTGCCCTGCTGCTGGAGAACCACGACAAGAAGCTCAACGAGGCGGCCGAAGCCGAGCGAAAGAAGGCCGAAGCGGAGAAGCTCAAGCGCGAACAGGAGGAGGAAGCTGCACGGCAAGCCAAGGCCGAAGCTGAGCGTAAGAAGCGCGAACAGGAAGCGGAAATCGAACGCCAGAAGGCCGAGCAGGAACGCATGGAAGCCGAGAAGCGAAAGTTGGCGGAGGAACAGGCcaaggctgctgctgctgcggccgcCGCCGCAGCCACCACCCCCACCAAGCTCACCTACAACGACCTCAAGCTGGTCAAACTGCCGGCGGGCACGCCGAACGTCAAGCTGTCCATCCTGGACGACAGCGACGTGGGCCGCGGCATCATCACCGTGTGCGTGTTCGACGAGGAAAATGCCGCCCACTACGACAAGCTGGACACGACGGTCAACAAGATTGCGGCGACCATCGGCGGGGACGGCTACGATCCGGA ggtgGACGAGCTGTGCGTGGCGATCTACGACGCGGACAAGCGCTGGTACCGGGCGCTCTGTCTGACGCCGCCGGACAGCGCCGGCGCCTTCATGGTGCAGTTCGTCGACTACGGGAACGTGGCCACGGTGAAGCGGGCGGCGATTCGCGCCATGACGCCGGAGCTGAACTTTTCCTGTACGGCGCACACGTGCAAGCTGAAGGACCTGGAGAGCGCCAAGGGCAAGctgggccagcagcagcagcagcaggggtaCGTCGTGGCGGCGGAGATCGCGATGGACGGGGATGTTTATCTGTTGAAGT CAATGTTGGCCGTTTCCCGACTGACGATCGGGCAGCTCCGCCCAAGGGTGGCTGCGATCGGCACGAAAAAGTACTTTGCTG GTGGGACGACATCCGGAGGGTGCACGTACAGTCGGCGCTGGTTCTCGAAAAAGGTAAATGACTCGATGGCGAAGGAGTTGGCGGCGCGACGCCGGAAGATGCTCGCTTCCGGCGGTTGTTACAGCCCGCCGTACGAGGGTTGTAGCTCGGAGGAAGTGGCGGCGACGGGAGGATGCCGGATTGGGGTGCCGCTGATCGGGGAGGACATTCAGTACGGGGGTGGCGATTGTGGTGGGAAGAGGAGCGCTGCGGAG CTCAAGAAACCTTCCTGCGAGCAAGATTGTTCCGACGTGACGACCCGTCCCAAGTGTGAAGCTTCCCAGCCGCCAGCGAAG GAGCCCGACTTGAACAAAACATCTCCGGCATGTCCGCCGCCACCTCCGCCGTCGAAGGACAACACCGCGTACATTATCGGGGCCATTGCGTTGACCGCAGGCGGATTAGGCCTCGCCTACAAGATGGGCCTGTTTGACGGAGAACCCACCGTGCAGCAGGTCGCCCCAGAACCCACCACGAGCTCAGGAACCAAGTCCAAACAGCGCTACCCTGCCTCGTCCAAAGACCTCCCCGGTGAGGTGCCCTACCTGCTGATTGGCGGAGGAACCGCGAGCTTTGCCGCCTTCCGCGCCATCAAAGGTCACGACGCGAAGGCCAAAGTGCTGGTCATCAGCAACGAGCCGGAGATGCCGTACATGCGACCGCCCCTCTCCAAGGAGCTGTGGTTCAACCCGGAAAAGACGGACCTGGAACCGCTCAAGTTTAAACAGTGGAACGGCGTCGAGCGGAGCATCTACTACGAGCCGGATGACTTCTACATCGATCCGACGAAGCTGGCCGAGGCGCCGAACGGAGGGGTGGCCATCGCGAGGGGTTACGAGGTGCAGCGGATTGACGTGGTCAATCGGAAGGTCGTGTTGACGGATGGGACCGAGATTAAGTACGGCGAGTGTCTGCTGGCGACCGGGGCGCGGCCGAAGAATCTGCCGGTGTTCGAGTCGGCGCCGCTGGCCGTCAAAGAACATCTGACGATGTTCAAGAGTGTGAGTGACTTTGAAGAACTAAGCCAGAAGTTGAAGCCAGGCAGTAAGGTGGCCGTCGTCGGTGGGGGATTCCTCGGCAGTGAAATGTCCTGCGCGTTGGCAAAGTTCAGCGACATCCGGGAGAAGAACCTCGAAGTTTACCAGCTGTTCCACGAGGAGGGAAACATGGGCAAGATCTTGCCGGAATATCTTAGCCAGTGGACGACGGATCGCGTTCGCGAGGAGGGCGTCAAGGTTTGGCCCAAGACGCAGATCAAGGCCGTCGAAGTGCAGGACAAGAAGCTCAAGCTGACGCTGACGGACGATAGCAGTTTGGTGGTTGATCACGCGATCGTGGCCGTTGGTTCCGAGCCGAACACGGACTTGGCAAAGACGTCGAACTTGGAGGTTGATCCTACGATGGGAGGTTTCGTGGTGGACGCCGAGTTGCGGGCACGATCACATCTGTACGTGGCCGGTGATGCCGCGTGCTTCTACGACCCCAAGCTGGGACGACGACGGGTAGAACATCACGACCACGCGGTCGTCTCGGGACGACTTGCCGGGGAAAACATGGCCGGAAAGA ACAAACCGTACACCCACCAGAGCATGTTCTGGTCGGACCTGGGCCCGAAAATCGGCTACGAAGCGATCGGCATCATCGACTCGGCGCTCCCCACGGTAGCGGTCTTTGCCAAGGCCAGCCCCGCCCAAATCATCCCGGACACGAGCGAAAAGCTGCAGGCGGCCAACGCCACCATCATTCCTGCTTCGGCGACCCAAACCCCGTCGAATTCCTCGGTCCTGAACCACACCAGCGTTGTGAAGGCGGAAGCGATGCCATCGAAACCTGCGGAACCTGCGCGCGAAGACGCGGACGACTTCAACAAGGGCGTGATATTCTACCTGCGGGACGAGAAGGTCGTCGGGGTGCTGCTGTGGAACATTTTCAACCGGATCGGGACGGCGCGGAAGATTGTGGCGCAGCACACGCGGTACGACGATTTGAACGAGGTGGCGAAGCTGTTCAACCTGCACGATCGGCCGGAAGCGGAGGAGGTGGAGGAGAAGGAGGAGGCGAAAAATTAA